One stretch of Tepidibacter hydrothermalis DNA includes these proteins:
- a CDS encoding sigma-54 dependent transcriptional regulator, with product MKKILIADDEQNMLWAIKRALKGKEYKIITASDGLEALEKFKSHEPDLVLLDFKMPKMDGMNVLKEIKNENSKIPVIMITAHGTMESAIEAMKIGALDYISKPFDIDQLKIQIKKALEIGDMKEQIDFFKEELRSITGKPIIGDSSQMKRVMEIVERVSKTNATVLITGESGTGKELIASAVHYSSDRSDKPYITVNCGALPETLLESELFGHDKGSFTGAISKKLGRFERANKGTIFLDEIGELSLQVQVKLLRVLQEKQIERVGGTETIDIDVRIIAATNKDLKKMVEEGTFREDLYYRLNVIPIQLPALRERKEDIKLLVEYFLEKYCNEMGRDTMTISTESINALTNYSFKGNIRELENIIERLVILSEGKLIDKNDLPREILYEGSREFQFNIPPSGINLEEVEKNFILQALKICDYNQTKAAKLLGVTRHTLIYRMEKYNIN from the coding sequence TTAGAAGCACTAGAAAAGTTTAAGTCTCATGAACCTGATCTTGTACTTTTAGATTTTAAAATGCCAAAAATGGATGGTATGAATGTTTTAAAAGAAATAAAAAACGAAAATTCAAAAATACCTGTTATTATGATAACAGCCCATGGCACAATGGAATCTGCTATTGAGGCCATGAAAATTGGAGCTCTAGATTATATCTCAAAGCCATTTGATATAGATCAGTTAAAAATTCAAATAAAAAAAGCACTTGAAATCGGAGATATGAAGGAACAAATAGATTTTTTTAAAGAAGAATTAAGAAGTATTACAGGAAAACCAATAATAGGTGATAGCTCTCAGATGAAAAGAGTAATGGAAATTGTAGAACGTGTTTCAAAAACTAATGCCACTGTATTAATAACAGGAGAAAGTGGAACGGGAAAAGAATTAATAGCAAGTGCTGTGCATTATAGTAGTGATAGAAGTGATAAACCCTATATAACAGTAAACTGCGGAGCTCTTCCTGAAACTTTACTTGAAAGTGAGTTGTTTGGACATGATAAAGGATCCTTTACTGGAGCTATAAGTAAAAAGCTAGGAAGATTTGAAAGAGCAAATAAAGGAACTATTTTCTTAGATGAGATAGGAGAATTAAGTCTACAAGTTCAAGTAAAGCTCTTAAGAGTACTGCAGGAGAAACAGATAGAAAGAGTAGGTGGAACTGAGACAATTGATATAGATGTTAGAATTATTGCAGCAACAAATAAGGACTTAAAAAAAATGGTTGAAGAAGGTACTTTTAGAGAGGACTTGTATTATAGACTAAATGTTATACCCATACAACTGCCTGCGTTAAGAGAGAGAAAAGAAGATATTAAATTATTAGTTGAATATTTTTTAGAAAAATATTGTAATGAAATGGGAAGAGATACTATGACGATCAGTACAGAATCAATAAATGCTTTAACTAATTATAGCTTCAAGGGAAATATAAGAGAACTTGAAAATATAATAGAGAGATTAGTTATCTTGAGTGAAGGTAAATTAATTGATAAAAATGATTTACCTAGAGAAATATTATATGAAGGTAGTAGAGAGTTTCAATTTAACATACCTCCGAGTGGAATAAATTTAGAAGAAGTAGAAAAAAACTTTATACTACAAGCTTTGAAAATATGTGACTATAATCAAACAAAAGCAGCCAAACTTTTAGGAGTAACAAGACATACTCTTATATATAGAATGGAAAAATACAATATAAACTAA